One Pirellulales bacterium DNA segment encodes these proteins:
- a CDS encoding DUF1559 domain-containing protein has product MIERRRTRPAAHGCAGSVRGFTLVELLVVIAIIGILVALLLPAIQMAREAGLRNSCRNNLRQFGVAAQNHISAAKVFPTGGWGWGWAGDPDLGVGKNQPSGWMFCILPYIEEKDVYDMGKGPPNSKQKLAGISRAIETVVPSYFCPSRRRPESIPFTHGTNYANAQPRPKYVVRNDYVACSGSDRDGAQPYGPSSYGDAVSFEKNGGWNNFSRSGITLCRGSVLVKHVTDGLSKTLLYGEKSLNLKFLEAISGTDQDNDQGWNLGYDWDVVRWTAGTPIPDRFIEGSWGSNSNLFGSGHPAGLQIVMADASVHTISFEINRVTFQRLGHKSDGNIIDPNWNK; this is encoded by the coding sequence ATGATTGAGCGTCGTCGCACGCGCCCTGCCGCGCATGGCTGTGCCGGTTCTGTCCGTGGTTTCACACTTGTGGAATTGCTCGTTGTTATCGCCATTATTGGCATTCTTGTCGCGTTGCTACTTCCCGCGATTCAAATGGCTCGCGAGGCAGGTCTACGCAACTCTTGCCGCAATAACTTACGGCAATTTGGCGTCGCCGCCCAAAACCATATCAGCGCCGCAAAGGTGTTTCCCACCGGCGGCTGGGGCTGGGGTTGGGCCGGTGATCCGGATTTGGGCGTGGGTAAAAACCAACCCAGCGGCTGGATGTTTTGCATTTTGCCCTATATCGAAGAAAAAGACGTGTACGACATGGGGAAAGGTCCCCCTAACAGCAAGCAAAAGCTGGCGGGTATTTCCCGGGCAATTGAAACCGTCGTCCCCAGTTACTTTTGTCCGTCACGGCGGCGGCCTGAGTCGATCCCGTTTACCCACGGGACGAACTACGCTAACGCCCAACCACGGCCCAAGTATGTCGTGCGCAATGATTACGTGGCCTGCTCGGGAAGCGATCGGGATGGGGCACAACCATATGGACCATCAAGCTATGGTGATGCGGTAAGTTTTGAGAAAAATGGTGGTTGGAATAACTTTTCCAGAAGTGGTATTACTTTGTGTCGTGGTAGCGTACTGGTCAAGCATGTTACCGATGGCCTGAGCAAGACGCTGCTCTACGGTGAAAAATCGCTAAACCTGAAGTTCTTGGAAGCCATTAGCGGTACGGACCAGGACAACGACCAGGGTTGGAACCTGGGTTATGACTGGGATGTGGTTCGTTGGACAGCGGGAACACCGATTCCCGACCGGTTTATCGAAGGGAGTTGGGGGTCCAATAGTAATTTGTTCGGGTCGGGACATCCCGCCGGATTGCAAATTGTGATGGCGGATGCCTCGGTCCATACGATATCGTTCGAAATTAACCGAGTCACTTTCCAGCGTCTGGGACATAAGAGTGACGGAAATATCATCGACCCCAATTGGAACAAGTAA
- a CDS encoding c-type cytochrome, whose translation MMLANNRNTATRLNWKQFCICLGLFLTTCSPLWAAGPLTPEQSHAQFVLADPNLVIELVASEPDVQSPVAIAFDDQRRMYVVEMLDYPNGPAPRQPPEGRIRVLEPDKDGRYRARPQPFADKLLFANGILHYDGGFIVTCAPHILYLDDTNSDGEADKREILFEGFNEGNPQLRVSSPLLGLDGKVYVANGQSGGKIRQVHGLEGDAAKNAPVINISNRDFCFDPITMQGEAVSGMGQFGATFDQFGRRFTCTNRNHWIYNPLPEKYIRRNPHMVPPLQPEDDQGPGGAAKIYPLTRNGATMPEHAGTFSAACGIHAYCGTLLPKIYRESLLICDPTGNLVRQEVLTPQGAGFTGRPAYPNQEWLASRDPWFRPVFITTGPDRALYIVDFYHQVIEHPEWLPEDKKNDPSIHAGKDRGRIWRVRPRDGLRPEVTEHKEEQATQDADVLAAKEVRENYRLLQNGQYEPKLISRNKGFYHPQVRAQSIKFFASLISKELSVTRDLRSYAYDEDASVRFQAALALGAFNDNSVLEALAAIALSDANDPWTRLAVQTAVPERAGKLLAILFEEYSDVLTWGDRDDGTIPPLQLCQQISPERLLLVRELAGLVGSRRDKADILTVLEAMFAMQGPHALEYQLAVRAGLGDGVARRRGNWQTLVEAIQPEGAKYIERLDALMANTLRLAREGREETPQRLAAIATLSQVDWAVAQSVLTPLLTTDQPEKARLAAIQALSAHASDEVAGMLVSAWPALSPAARRATQEALLATPHRVLELVSALEAGKIEPSTIEPLRRAQLTGHKRSDVRERASKIFAAVATPERREVVARYQAALELAGDYGRGRAAFIRVGCASCHRVGEVGVAVGPDISDTRTKTRAALIQDILDPNAAIDGNYFNYVVETKDGRTLTGLLSTDTATSITLRRADGQTDTLLRQDLESVTSTGKSPMPENLETLLTPQDLADVVEYLFGRGGVE comes from the coding sequence GCGAGCCGGACGTGCAAAGTCCCGTGGCGATTGCCTTTGATGATCAGCGGCGGATGTACGTCGTCGAGATGCTGGATTATCCCAATGGCCCCGCCCCGCGGCAGCCGCCGGAGGGGCGAATTCGCGTGTTGGAGCCGGACAAGGATGGCCGTTATCGTGCCCGGCCACAGCCATTTGCCGACAAGCTGCTCTTTGCAAATGGAATTTTGCATTATGATGGTGGGTTTATTGTCACCTGCGCGCCGCACATACTGTATCTGGACGATACCAATAGCGACGGCGAGGCTGATAAACGGGAAATCCTCTTTGAGGGGTTCAATGAGGGGAATCCCCAACTGCGCGTCAGTTCGCCGCTGCTGGGCCTGGATGGCAAAGTTTATGTGGCGAATGGCCAAAGCGGCGGCAAAATTCGCCAAGTGCATGGCCTAGAGGGGGACGCCGCCAAAAACGCCCCCGTCATCAATATCAGCAACCGCGATTTCTGCTTTGATCCCATTACGATGCAGGGGGAGGCGGTCAGCGGCATGGGCCAGTTTGGGGCCACGTTTGACCAGTTTGGGCGGCGATTTACCTGCACCAACCGCAACCACTGGATTTACAACCCCCTCCCCGAAAAATACATCCGCCGCAACCCGCATATGGTTCCGCCGCTGCAACCGGAGGATGACCAAGGCCCCGGCGGCGCGGCCAAAATCTATCCCCTGACCCGTAACGGCGCAACCATGCCCGAGCACGCGGGGACGTTCTCCGCCGCGTGCGGTATTCATGCGTATTGCGGGACGCTCCTCCCAAAAATCTATCGCGAGAGCCTGCTGATCTGCGACCCAACGGGAAATCTGGTCCGGCAAGAAGTCCTCACGCCCCAGGGGGCGGGTTTTACCGGACGCCCCGCTTACCCCAACCAAGAGTGGCTGGCGTCGCGCGATCCGTGGTTTCGGCCCGTGTTTATCACCACCGGTCCCGACCGCGCGCTCTACATCGTCGATTTTTACCATCAGGTGATCGAACATCCCGAATGGCTGCCGGAGGATAAGAAAAACGATCCGAGCATTCATGCCGGTAAGGACCGGGGGCGAATTTGGCGGGTTCGGCCGCGGGATGGGTTAAGACCTGAAGTAACGGAACACAAGGAGGAGCAAGCTACACAAGATGCGGACGTGCTGGCCGCGAAAGAGGTACGTGAGAATTACAGGCTACTGCAGAATGGACAGTATGAGCCTAAACTTATCTCACGCAATAAGGGGTTTTATCATCCGCAAGTTCGAGCACAGAGTATCAAATTCTTTGCAAGCTTAATTTCCAAGGAATTATCCGTCACACGTGATCTACGTTCATACGCGTACGACGAAGATGCCAGTGTACGTTTTCAGGCTGCTCTTGCGTTGGGTGCTTTCAATGACAATAGCGTCCTTGAGGCACTAGCAGCGATTGCCTTGAGCGATGCAAACGATCCTTGGACAAGACTTGCCGTACAAACAGCCGTTCCCGAACGCGCTGGAAAGCTGCTTGCAATTTTATTTGAGGAGTATTCCGATGTATTAACTTGGGGTGATAGGGATGACGGCACTATACCCCCCTTGCAACTTTGCCAACAAATCTCCCCCGAGCGTCTCCTTCTCGTCCGCGAACTGGCCGGTCTGGTCGGCAGTCGCCGCGATAAGGCCGACATTCTGACCGTCCTGGAAGCCATGTTCGCCATGCAGGGGCCGCACGCGCTCGAGTATCAACTGGCCGTGCGGGCCGGCCTGGGGGATGGCGTCGCCCGGCGACGGGGAAACTGGCAAACGCTGGTCGAGGCCATTCAGCCCGAAGGGGCCAAATACATCGAACGGCTGGATGCGCTGATGGCCAACACGCTGCGGCTGGCTCGCGAAGGTCGGGAGGAAACGCCCCAGCGGCTGGCGGCCATTGCCACACTTTCCCAAGTCGATTGGGCGGTCGCCCAGTCGGTGTTAACCCCCTTACTCACCACCGACCAACCGGAAAAAGCGCGTCTGGCGGCGATTCAGGCCCTTTCCGCCCACGCCAGTGACGAAGTCGCCGGGATGCTGGTTTCGGCCTGGCCTGCGCTTTCCCCTGCCGCGCGGCGGGCCACGCAAGAGGCGCTCTTGGCCACGCCGCATCGCGTCCTAGAACTTGTGTCCGCGTTGGAAGCGGGCAAAATCGAACCCTCCACGATAGAACCGCTCCGCCGTGCCCAACTGACTGGGCACAAGCGTTCCGACGTGCGGGAGCGGGCCAGTAAAATCTTTGCCGCCGTGGCCACGCCCGAACGGCGCGAGGTGGTCGCCCGCTATCAAGCGGCCCTGGAACTGGCGGGCGATTATGGCCGGGGGCGGGCCGCGTTTATCCGCGTGGGGTGCGCGTCGTGCCACCGCGTGGGCGAAGTGGGCGTGGCGGTGGGGCCGGACATCTCCGACACCCGCACCAAAACGCGGGCCGCGCTCATCCAGGATATCTTGGACCCCAACGCCGCGATCGACGGCAACTACTTTAACTATGTGGTCGAAACCAAGGATGGCCGAACGCTGACGGGGCTACTCTCCACCGATACCGCCACCAGCATCACGCTCCGCCGGGCGGATGGCCAGACCGACACGCTGCTGCGGCAGGACCTAGAGAGCGTGACTTCCACGGGCAAATCCCCCATGCCGGAGAACCTGGAAACACTCCTCACGCCGCAGGACTTGGCCGATGTGGTGGAGTATTTGTTTGGCAGGGGGGGAGTGGAGTGA